The bacterium genomic sequence GTGCGGCTGTCTTGCGACCTGGACCCCGCCCGAATCGACCGGGCGCAGCCCGCAGGACACCGTCATCGTGCGCCGGTCTGAGTCTGAGAGGAACATCGACTGGGACGCGCCGAACAACCTGCCTATTGCCCCGGACACGTTCGACATGGTCATAGCGGACGCGCTGGCCGTGCTCGCGAAGAAGCCGCGGCTGTACGTTGCGGACAGGTCGCTCGGGGCCGACCCGAGCCACGCGCTGCCGGTCAGGGTCGTTTCCGACCGGGCGCTGACGGTCCTCTTCGCTGACAACATGTTCCGGCCGGTGCCGGCCGACATCGGCAAGTCGTGCTTTGCCTCACGCCCCTACACGCTCATCGTGCTCCCATACGAAAAGCTCGACCCGGCCCGCTACAGCGGTCGGCTGCGGAAGATGCCGAAGACCGCTAAGACGTCAGACATGGTCATCGCGATGGACATGGACCGGCGCATCGGAGTTGTCTACGGTTCGGCCTACTGCGGCAGCGTCAAGAAGCACATGTTCACCGTGATGAACTACCTGCTGCCGCTCGACGGTATCCTGTCGCTCCACTGCTCGGCCAATGAAGGGAAGAACGGTGACGTGGCCCTGCTGCTCGGGCTGTCCGGCACGGGGAAGACCACGCTCTCGGCCGACCCGCGCCGTGCCCTGCTCGGCGACGATGAGCACTCATGGGGCGATTCGGGTGTTGCCAACTTCGAGAACGGCTGCTATGCCAAGCTCATTAACCTGAGCCCGGTCAAGGAGCCGGATATCTACAAGGCCTGCTTCCACGAAGCGCCTTACCTTGAGCACGGGGCGATTGTCGAGAACGCGATGACCTACCCGGACGGAAGGTTCGACCTCGACGATGAGCGTCTTACGCCAAACTCACGCGGCTCGTATCCGCTGACATTCCTCTCCAACATCAAGACACCGCCGGTCGCAGGGCACCCAAAGACGATTCTCTTCCTGACCGCGGACGCGAACGGCGTGCTGCCGCCGGTTGCGCGCCTGAGTCGCAACCAGGCCATGCTCTGGTTCCTGATGGGCTACACCTCCAAGCTTGCCGGCACTGAGACCGGCATCGTTGACCCGAAGAGCACGTTCTCGCGCTTCTTCGGCGCACCGTTCATGCCCTTGAACCCGGGTGTGTACGCCCGGATGCTCGGTGAGAAGCTGGACAAGCACGGCACCAAGGTGTACCTCGTCAACACCGGCTGGAGCGGCGGAGCGTACGGCGTGGGAAAACGGATGGATATCAGCCTGACTCGGGAAATCGTCGAGTCGGCGCTCAACGGTTCACTTGCCAGTGTCGAGTGCTTCACCGACCCCATTTTTCACCTCGACATTCCGAAGAGCTGCCCGGGCGTGCCCGACCCGGCCGTGCTCAACCCGCGCAACACCTGGCAGGACAAAGCCGCCTACGACGTGCGAGCGAAGAAGCTCGCGGCAGAGTTCTGTTCCCAGTTCGATAAAGCGTATGGTGGAAAGGGAATCGAGGCCGAAGTCGTGCGGCAGTGCCCGGGGAAGTAGGATTGGGGCTAGGGGTTAGGGAATAGGGGTTAGAGAGGACACGGGAGGATGAAGGGTCCCATTCGGAGCTACAAGGACCTCGTGGTCTGGCAAGAGGCTATCACCTTGGTCGAGCTGACATATGGACTCGCGCGGGAATTGCCTGCAAGTGAGAGGTTCGGACTAATATCCCAGATGACGAGAGCCGCCGTATCGGTGCAGGCTAACATTGCCGAAGGCCATGGTTCCCGACACCGGGCCGTCTATCTGAATCACCTGTCCATCAGCAAGGGTTCGTTGGTCGAACTAGAGACGTACATTATCCTGGTCGTGAAGCTGGGTTTCGTGAAGCCGGACCGCACCGCAAAGATCCAGGGCAAGATTGATGATGTCGGGAGGCTGTTGAGCGCTCTTGTGCGAGCGCTCCGCGTCTCCGTCGACCGTTCCTGACCCTAGTCCCTAACCCCTAATCCCTAGTCCCTTACCCGCTCGCCTCTTGGGCGAGAAGAGCAGGCACAGCCCGAACAACGCGCTCGACGTTACTATGATGACCGCGCCCGCCGGGGCGTCAGTCAACCACGAGACGAGTAGTCCAATCAGGCACGACAGAATCCCAAACAACGCCGAAAGCAAGTACATGGTCCTCAGCCGATAGGTCAACTGGTACGCTGCTGACGGTGGGTTGACGATGAGGCTGAAGATGAGGAG encodes the following:
- a CDS encoding phosphoenolpyruvate carboxykinase (ATP) yields the protein MDGELQKQLDGVLDRHPEVKVNPDRRTMIAEVVARREAMVAACGCLATWTPPESTGRSPQDTVIVRRSESERNIDWDAPNNLPIAPDTFDMVIADALAVLAKKPRLYVADRSLGADPSHALPVRVVSDRALTVLFADNMFRPVPADIGKSCFASRPYTLIVLPYEKLDPARYSGRLRKMPKTAKTSDMVIAMDMDRRIGVVYGSAYCGSVKKHMFTVMNYLLPLDGILSLHCSANEGKNGDVALLLGLSGTGKTTLSADPRRALLGDDEHSWGDSGVANFENGCYAKLINLSPVKEPDIYKACFHEAPYLEHGAIVENAMTYPDGRFDLDDERLTPNSRGSYPLTFLSNIKTPPVAGHPKTILFLTADANGVLPPVARLSRNQAMLWFLMGYTSKLAGTETGIVDPKSTFSRFFGAPFMPLNPGVYARMLGEKLDKHGTKVYLVNTGWSGGAYGVGKRMDISLTREIVESALNGSLASVECFTDPIFHLDIPKSCPGVPDPAVLNPRNTWQDKAAYDVRAKKLAAEFCSQFDKAYGGKGIEAEVVRQCPGK
- a CDS encoding four helix bundle protein → MKGPIRSYKDLVVWQEAITLVELTYGLARELPASERFGLISQMTRAAVSVQANIAEGHGSRHRAVYLNHLSISKGSLVELETYIILVVKLGFVKPDRTAKIQGKIDDVGRLLSALVRALRVSVDRS